In one window of Nycticebus coucang isolate mNycCou1 chromosome 23, mNycCou1.pri, whole genome shotgun sequence DNA:
- the HGFAC gene encoding hepatocyte growth factor activator isoform X2, with the protein MGRWAWVPSPCPSPKLCPLLLLMLLLPHGVHPQASGNHTDPPEPNASVTPGIPMIPVTSMSSETPAPSAPEAEGPQGGRLPFPHRAAPLNSSLQGQVLTEDGQPCRLPFRYGGRMFHSCTLEGSAHRKWCATTHNYDRDRAWGYCAEAAPLAEDPAAALDPCASSPCLNGGSCSNTQAPVSYHCSCLGAFMGKDCGTACLSSPCLNGGTCHLIVATGTMVCACPPGFAGRLCNIVPTERCFLGNGTEYRGVAATSASGLGCLAWNSDLLYQELHVDSVGTAALLGLGPHAFCRNPDKDEKPWCYVVKDNALSWEYCRLAACESLARIQPRLPEVLVALPEPAPAGRRTCGKRHKKRTFLRPRIIGGSSSLPGSHPWLAAIYIGDSFCAGSLIHTCWVVSAAHCFSSSPRGYLFRPSRATSATLGRRPVGTWARGGGEMTSVAKGEPSPCGHQPPLHSPPKERVLVVLGQHFFNRTMDVTQTFGIEKYIPYPLYSVFNPSDHDLVLIRLKKKGDRCAVRSQFIQPICLPEPGSTFPTGHKCQIAGWGHMDENVSSYSSSLREALVPLVADHKCSSPEVYGADFSPNMLCAGYFDCKSDACQGDSGGPLACEKDGVAYLYGIISWGDGCGRLNKPGVYTRVANYVDWLNDRMRPPRRPTTPS; encoded by the exons ATGGGGCGCTGGGCCtgggtccccagcccctgcccttcgCCCAAGCTGTGTCCCCTCCTCCTGctgatgctgctgctgcctcaTGGGGTCCATCCCCAGGCCAGCGGG AACCACACGGACCCCCCAGAACCTAATGCCTCAGTGACCCCCGGTATCCCCATGATCCCAGTGACTTCCATGAGTTCTGAGACCCCAGCACCAAGTGCTCCAGAGGCAGAGGGACCCCAAGGTGGCAGGCTCCCGTTCCCACACAGGGCAGCTCCCTTGAACAGCAGTCTCCAGGGCCAAG TGCTCACCGAGGATGGCCAGCCCTGCAGGCTCCCCTTCCGCTATGGGGGACGCATGTTCCACTCCTGCACTTTGGAGGGCAGTGCCCACAGGAAGTG GTGTGCCACGACTCACAACTATGACCGGGACAGAGCCTGGGGCTACTGCGCAGAGGCTGCCCCACTTGCAGAAGACCCTGCAG CTGCCCTTGACCCCTGTGCCTCCAGCCCCTGCCTCAATGGGGGCTCCTGCTCCAACACCCAGGCTCCCGTGTCCTACCATTGCAGCTGCCTTGGGGCTTTCATGGGCAAGGACTGCGGAACAG CTTGCCTGAGCAGCCCCTGCCTAAACGGGGGTACCTGCCACCTCATCGTGGCCACCGGGACCATGGTCTGTGCCTGCCCACCAGGCTTTGCCGGGCGGCTCTGCAACATTG TGCCCACTGAGCGCTGCTTCTTGGGAAATGGCACCGAGTACCGTGGCGTGGCTGCCACCTCAGCCTCAGGCCTCGGCTGCCTGGCCTGGAACTCCGACCTGCTCTACCAGGAGCTGCACGTGGACTCAGTGGGCACTGCGGCCCTGCTCGGCCTGGGCCCCCACGCCTTTTGCCG GAACCCGGACAAGGACGAGAAGCCCTGGTGCTACGTGGTGAAGGACAATGCGCTGTCCTGGGAGTACTGCCGCCTGGCGGCCTGTG AATCCCTGGCCAGAATCCAGCCGAGGCTCCCCGAGGTCTTGGTGGCCCTGCCTGAGCCGGCTCCAGCTGGACGCCGGACCTGCGGCAAGAGGCACAAGAAGAGGACTTTCCTGCGGCCACGCATCATCGGCGGCTCGTCCTCCCTGCCTGGCTCCCACCCCTGGCTGGCCGCCATCTACATCGGCGACAGCTTCTGCGCTGGGAGTCTCATCCACACCTGCTGGGTGGTATCCGCCGCCCACTGCTTCTCTAGCAG CCCACGAGGCTACCTGTTCAGGCCTTCTAGGGCCACCTCTGCAACGCTCGGCCGCAGGCCAGTGGGTACCTGggccaggggtgggggagagatgACCTCAGTGGCCAAAGGAGAGCCGAGTCCGTGTGGCCACCAGCCTCCCTTGCACAGCCCCCCTAAGGAAAGAGTCCTGGTGGTGCTGGGCCAGCATTTCTTCAACCGCACAATGGACGTGACGCAGACATTTGGCATTGAGAAGTACATCCCGTACCCCCTGTACTCAGTGTTCAACCCCAGTGACCACGACCTCG TCCTGATCCGGCTGAAGAAGAAGGGGGACCGCTGTGCTGTCCGCTCCCAATTCATCCAGCCCATCTGCCTGCCTgagcccggcagcaccttcccCACTGGACACAAGTGCCAGATTGCAGGCTGGGGCCACATGGATGAGA ATGTGAGCAGCTATTCCAGCTCCCTGCGGGAGGCACTGGTCCCCCTCGTTGCTGACCACAAGTGCAGCAGCCCCGAAGTGTACGGTGCGGACTTCAGCCCCAACATGCTCTGTGCCGGCTATTTTGACTGCAAGTCCGATGCCTGCCAG GGGGACTCTGGGGGGCCCCTGGCCTGCGAGAAGGATGGTGTGGCTTACCTGTACGGCATCATCAGCTGGGGTGATGGCTGTGGGCGGCTCAACAAGCCTGGCGTCTACACCCGAGTGGCCAACTATGTGGACTGGCTCAACGACCGGATGCGGCCTCCCCGGCGGCCTACGACTCCCTCCTGA
- the HGFAC gene encoding hepatocyte growth factor activator isoform X1: protein MGRWAWVPSPCPSPKLCPLLLLMLLLPHGVHPQASGNHTDPPEPNASVTPGIPMIPVTSMSSETPAPSAPEAEGPQGGRLPFPHRAAPLNSSLQGQVLTEDGQPCRLPFRYGGRMFHSCTLEGSAHRKWCATTHNYDRDRAWGYCAEAAPLAEDPAAALDPCASSPCLNGGSCSNTQAPVSYHCSCLGAFMGKDCGTEKCFDETRYEYLEVGDRWARVHQGRVEQCECSGGQAQCEGTRHTACLSSPCLNGGTCHLIVATGTMVCACPPGFAGRLCNIVPTERCFLGNGTEYRGVAATSASGLGCLAWNSDLLYQELHVDSVGTAALLGLGPHAFCRNPDKDEKPWCYVVKDNALSWEYCRLAACESLARIQPRLPEVLVALPEPAPAGRRTCGKRHKKRTFLRPRIIGGSSSLPGSHPWLAAIYIGDSFCAGSLIHTCWVVSAAHCFSSSPRGYLFRPSRATSATLGRRPVGTWARGGGEMTSVAKGEPSPCGHQPPLHSPPKERVLVVLGQHFFNRTMDVTQTFGIEKYIPYPLYSVFNPSDHDLVLIRLKKKGDRCAVRSQFIQPICLPEPGSTFPTGHKCQIAGWGHMDENVSSYSSSLREALVPLVADHKCSSPEVYGADFSPNMLCAGYFDCKSDACQGDSGGPLACEKDGVAYLYGIISWGDGCGRLNKPGVYTRVANYVDWLNDRMRPPRRPTTPS, encoded by the exons ATGGGGCGCTGGGCCtgggtccccagcccctgcccttcgCCCAAGCTGTGTCCCCTCCTCCTGctgatgctgctgctgcctcaTGGGGTCCATCCCCAGGCCAGCGGG AACCACACGGACCCCCCAGAACCTAATGCCTCAGTGACCCCCGGTATCCCCATGATCCCAGTGACTTCCATGAGTTCTGAGACCCCAGCACCAAGTGCTCCAGAGGCAGAGGGACCCCAAGGTGGCAGGCTCCCGTTCCCACACAGGGCAGCTCCCTTGAACAGCAGTCTCCAGGGCCAAG TGCTCACCGAGGATGGCCAGCCCTGCAGGCTCCCCTTCCGCTATGGGGGACGCATGTTCCACTCCTGCACTTTGGAGGGCAGTGCCCACAGGAAGTG GTGTGCCACGACTCACAACTATGACCGGGACAGAGCCTGGGGCTACTGCGCAGAGGCTGCCCCACTTGCAGAAGACCCTGCAG CTGCCCTTGACCCCTGTGCCTCCAGCCCCTGCCTCAATGGGGGCTCCTGCTCCAACACCCAGGCTCCCGTGTCCTACCATTGCAGCTGCCTTGGGGCTTTCATGGGCAAGGACTGCGGAACAG AGAAGTGCTTTGACGAGACACGTTACGAATACCTGGAGGTGGGCGACCGCTGGGCCCGCGTGCACCAGGGCCGCGTGGAGCAGTGCGAGTGCTCAGGGGGCCAGGCCCAGTGCGAAGGCACCCGCCACACAG CTTGCCTGAGCAGCCCCTGCCTAAACGGGGGTACCTGCCACCTCATCGTGGCCACCGGGACCATGGTCTGTGCCTGCCCACCAGGCTTTGCCGGGCGGCTCTGCAACATTG TGCCCACTGAGCGCTGCTTCTTGGGAAATGGCACCGAGTACCGTGGCGTGGCTGCCACCTCAGCCTCAGGCCTCGGCTGCCTGGCCTGGAACTCCGACCTGCTCTACCAGGAGCTGCACGTGGACTCAGTGGGCACTGCGGCCCTGCTCGGCCTGGGCCCCCACGCCTTTTGCCG GAACCCGGACAAGGACGAGAAGCCCTGGTGCTACGTGGTGAAGGACAATGCGCTGTCCTGGGAGTACTGCCGCCTGGCGGCCTGTG AATCCCTGGCCAGAATCCAGCCGAGGCTCCCCGAGGTCTTGGTGGCCCTGCCTGAGCCGGCTCCAGCTGGACGCCGGACCTGCGGCAAGAGGCACAAGAAGAGGACTTTCCTGCGGCCACGCATCATCGGCGGCTCGTCCTCCCTGCCTGGCTCCCACCCCTGGCTGGCCGCCATCTACATCGGCGACAGCTTCTGCGCTGGGAGTCTCATCCACACCTGCTGGGTGGTATCCGCCGCCCACTGCTTCTCTAGCAG CCCACGAGGCTACCTGTTCAGGCCTTCTAGGGCCACCTCTGCAACGCTCGGCCGCAGGCCAGTGGGTACCTGggccaggggtgggggagagatgACCTCAGTGGCCAAAGGAGAGCCGAGTCCGTGTGGCCACCAGCCTCCCTTGCACAGCCCCCCTAAGGAAAGAGTCCTGGTGGTGCTGGGCCAGCATTTCTTCAACCGCACAATGGACGTGACGCAGACATTTGGCATTGAGAAGTACATCCCGTACCCCCTGTACTCAGTGTTCAACCCCAGTGACCACGACCTCG TCCTGATCCGGCTGAAGAAGAAGGGGGACCGCTGTGCTGTCCGCTCCCAATTCATCCAGCCCATCTGCCTGCCTgagcccggcagcaccttcccCACTGGACACAAGTGCCAGATTGCAGGCTGGGGCCACATGGATGAGA ATGTGAGCAGCTATTCCAGCTCCCTGCGGGAGGCACTGGTCCCCCTCGTTGCTGACCACAAGTGCAGCAGCCCCGAAGTGTACGGTGCGGACTTCAGCCCCAACATGCTCTGTGCCGGCTATTTTGACTGCAAGTCCGATGCCTGCCAG GGGGACTCTGGGGGGCCCCTGGCCTGCGAGAAGGATGGTGTGGCTTACCTGTACGGCATCATCAGCTGGGGTGATGGCTGTGGGCGGCTCAACAAGCCTGGCGTCTACACCCGAGTGGCCAACTATGTGGACTGGCTCAACGACCGGATGCGGCCTCCCCGGCGGCCTACGACTCCCTCCTGA
- the HGFAC gene encoding hepatocyte growth factor activator isoform X3 — MGRWAWVPSPCPSPKLCPLLLLMLLLPHGVHPQASGNHTDPPEPNASVTPGIPMIPVTSMSSETPAPSAPEAEGPQGGRLPFPHRAAPLNSSLQGQVLTEDGQPCRLPFRYGGRMFHSCTLEGSAHRKWCATTHNYDRDRAWGYCAEAAPLAEDPAAALDPCASSPCLNGGSCSNTQAPVSYHCSCLGAFMGKDCGTEKCFDETRYEYLEVGDRWARVHQGRVEQCECSGGQAQCEGTRHTACLSSPCLNGGTCHLIVATGTMVCACPPGFAGRLCNIVPTERCFLGNGTEYRGVAATSASGLGCLAWNSDLLYQELHVDSVGTAALLGLGPHAFCRNPDKDEKPWCYVVKDNALSWEYCRLAACESLARIQPRLPEVLVALPEPAPAGRRTCGKRHKKRTFLRPRIIGGSSSLPGSHPWLAAIYIGDSFCAGSLIHTCWVVSAAHCFSSSPPKERVLVVLGQHFFNRTMDVTQTFGIEKYIPYPLYSVFNPSDHDLVLIRLKKKGDRCAVRSQFIQPICLPEPGSTFPTGHKCQIAGWGHMDENVSSYSSSLREALVPLVADHKCSSPEVYGADFSPNMLCAGYFDCKSDACQGDSGGPLACEKDGVAYLYGIISWGDGCGRLNKPGVYTRVANYVDWLNDRMRPPRRPTTPS, encoded by the exons ATGGGGCGCTGGGCCtgggtccccagcccctgcccttcgCCCAAGCTGTGTCCCCTCCTCCTGctgatgctgctgctgcctcaTGGGGTCCATCCCCAGGCCAGCGGG AACCACACGGACCCCCCAGAACCTAATGCCTCAGTGACCCCCGGTATCCCCATGATCCCAGTGACTTCCATGAGTTCTGAGACCCCAGCACCAAGTGCTCCAGAGGCAGAGGGACCCCAAGGTGGCAGGCTCCCGTTCCCACACAGGGCAGCTCCCTTGAACAGCAGTCTCCAGGGCCAAG TGCTCACCGAGGATGGCCAGCCCTGCAGGCTCCCCTTCCGCTATGGGGGACGCATGTTCCACTCCTGCACTTTGGAGGGCAGTGCCCACAGGAAGTG GTGTGCCACGACTCACAACTATGACCGGGACAGAGCCTGGGGCTACTGCGCAGAGGCTGCCCCACTTGCAGAAGACCCTGCAG CTGCCCTTGACCCCTGTGCCTCCAGCCCCTGCCTCAATGGGGGCTCCTGCTCCAACACCCAGGCTCCCGTGTCCTACCATTGCAGCTGCCTTGGGGCTTTCATGGGCAAGGACTGCGGAACAG AGAAGTGCTTTGACGAGACACGTTACGAATACCTGGAGGTGGGCGACCGCTGGGCCCGCGTGCACCAGGGCCGCGTGGAGCAGTGCGAGTGCTCAGGGGGCCAGGCCCAGTGCGAAGGCACCCGCCACACAG CTTGCCTGAGCAGCCCCTGCCTAAACGGGGGTACCTGCCACCTCATCGTGGCCACCGGGACCATGGTCTGTGCCTGCCCACCAGGCTTTGCCGGGCGGCTCTGCAACATTG TGCCCACTGAGCGCTGCTTCTTGGGAAATGGCACCGAGTACCGTGGCGTGGCTGCCACCTCAGCCTCAGGCCTCGGCTGCCTGGCCTGGAACTCCGACCTGCTCTACCAGGAGCTGCACGTGGACTCAGTGGGCACTGCGGCCCTGCTCGGCCTGGGCCCCCACGCCTTTTGCCG GAACCCGGACAAGGACGAGAAGCCCTGGTGCTACGTGGTGAAGGACAATGCGCTGTCCTGGGAGTACTGCCGCCTGGCGGCCTGTG AATCCCTGGCCAGAATCCAGCCGAGGCTCCCCGAGGTCTTGGTGGCCCTGCCTGAGCCGGCTCCAGCTGGACGCCGGACCTGCGGCAAGAGGCACAAGAAGAGGACTTTCCTGCGGCCACGCATCATCGGCGGCTCGTCCTCCCTGCCTGGCTCCCACCCCTGGCTGGCCGCCATCTACATCGGCGACAGCTTCTGCGCTGGGAGTCTCATCCACACCTGCTGGGTGGTATCCGCCGCCCACTGCTTCTCTAGCAG CCCCCCTAAGGAAAGAGTCCTGGTGGTGCTGGGCCAGCATTTCTTCAACCGCACAATGGACGTGACGCAGACATTTGGCATTGAGAAGTACATCCCGTACCCCCTGTACTCAGTGTTCAACCCCAGTGACCACGACCTCG TCCTGATCCGGCTGAAGAAGAAGGGGGACCGCTGTGCTGTCCGCTCCCAATTCATCCAGCCCATCTGCCTGCCTgagcccggcagcaccttcccCACTGGACACAAGTGCCAGATTGCAGGCTGGGGCCACATGGATGAGA ATGTGAGCAGCTATTCCAGCTCCCTGCGGGAGGCACTGGTCCCCCTCGTTGCTGACCACAAGTGCAGCAGCCCCGAAGTGTACGGTGCGGACTTCAGCCCCAACATGCTCTGTGCCGGCTATTTTGACTGCAAGTCCGATGCCTGCCAG GGGGACTCTGGGGGGCCCCTGGCCTGCGAGAAGGATGGTGTGGCTTACCTGTACGGCATCATCAGCTGGGGTGATGGCTGTGGGCGGCTCAACAAGCCTGGCGTCTACACCCGAGTGGCCAACTATGTGGACTGGCTCAACGACCGGATGCGGCCTCCCCGGCGGCCTACGACTCCCTCCTGA